Proteins encoded by one window of Listeria cossartiae subsp. cossartiae:
- the mnmE gene encoding tRNA uridine-5-carboxymethylaminomethyl(34) synthesis GTPase MnmE: MEFDTIAAISTPPGEGAIAIIRLSGPEAIQIADRIFYAKNSLSDAESHTIHYGHIKEDGEVIEEVMATVMRAPRTFTREDVVEINAHGGIVSVNRVLQLLLRNGASLAEPGEFTKRAFLNGRIDLSQAEAVMDLIRAKTDRAMGVAIRQMDGNLSRLIRNLRQEILDALAQVEVNIDYPEYDDVEEMTQRMLLEKTELVRASVEQLLQTVSQGKILREGLATAIIGRPNVGKSSLLNQLIQEEKAIVTDIAGTTRDIIEEYVNVRGVPLRLIDTAGIRETEDIVEKIGVERSRKALADADFILLVLNQNEELTAEDEALFEAAAGHNYVVVLNKTDLETKLDIEKVREIAGENPIVATSLVNDEGLEALEEAIKTLFFAGDIDAGDATYVSNVRHIALLHQALEALNAVTTGIQLGMPVDIVQIDMTRAWDLLGEITGDSVQDELLDQLFNQFCLGK; this comes from the coding sequence GTGGAATTTGATACTATTGCTGCAATCTCAACACCGCCGGGAGAAGGGGCCATTGCTATTATTCGATTAAGCGGTCCAGAGGCGATTCAGATAGCGGATCGTATTTTTTATGCCAAAAATAGTTTAAGTGATGCGGAAAGTCACACCATTCATTATGGTCATATAAAAGAAGACGGCGAAGTGATTGAGGAAGTGATGGCGACAGTTATGCGCGCCCCGCGGACTTTCACACGGGAAGATGTCGTCGAAATAAATGCTCATGGCGGAATCGTTTCCGTGAATCGCGTATTGCAATTGTTACTTCGAAACGGCGCCAGTCTAGCTGAGCCGGGTGAGTTTACAAAGCGCGCATTTTTAAATGGAAGAATTGATTTATCGCAAGCGGAGGCTGTGATGGATTTAATTCGCGCCAAGACAGACCGGGCGATGGGCGTTGCAATTAGACAAATGGACGGAAATCTTTCACGGTTGATTCGCAATTTGCGCCAAGAAATTTTGGATGCACTTGCGCAAGTCGAAGTAAATATCGACTATCCTGAATACGACGATGTGGAAGAAATGACCCAGCGAATGTTACTGGAGAAAACCGAGTTAGTTCGTGCTTCCGTCGAGCAACTTTTACAAACAGTAAGCCAAGGGAAAATTCTCCGCGAAGGACTGGCAACAGCTATTATCGGTCGACCAAACGTGGGTAAATCGTCCTTGCTTAACCAATTGATTCAAGAAGAAAAAGCGATCGTCACGGATATTGCTGGGACAACGCGAGATATTATAGAAGAATACGTCAATGTTCGCGGTGTTCCGCTGCGTTTGATCGATACAGCTGGAATTCGCGAAACAGAAGACATCGTCGAAAAAATCGGCGTAGAACGTTCAAGAAAAGCGCTAGCGGATGCGGACTTTATCCTGTTAGTATTAAACCAAAATGAAGAGCTAACTGCGGAAGATGAAGCGTTATTTGAAGCAGCTGCGGGTCATAATTATGTGGTTGTTTTAAATAAAACCGATTTGGAAACAAAGCTTGATATAGAAAAAGTGCGTGAAATCGCCGGTGAAAATCCGATTGTCGCGACGTCTTTAGTGAACGATGAAGGTTTAGAGGCTTTAGAAGAAGCAATCAAAACGCTATTTTTTGCGGGTGATATTGATGCCGGCGATGCAACTTATGTGTCGAATGTCCGCCATATTGCGCTTCTTCATCAAGCACTGGAAGCGTTAAATGCTGTTACAACCGGAATTCAGCTCGGCATGCCGGTGGATATCGTCCAGATCGATATGACTCGCGCATGGGATTTACTAGGTGAAATTACTGGTGATTCTGTCCAAGATGAATTACTCGATCAGCTGTTTAACCAATTTTGCCTCGGAAAATGA
- the mnmG gene encoding tRNA uridine-5-carboxymethylaminomethyl(34) synthesis enzyme MnmG, whose product MQTYDAGTFDVIVVGAGHAGVEAGLASGRMGAKTLMLTINLDMVAFMPCNPSVGGPAKGVVVREIDALGGEMGRNTDKTYIQMRMLNTGKGPAVRALRAQADKWDYQHEMKHTIEKEENITLRQGLVDRLVIEDGVCKGVITNSGAVYYAKTVVITTGTFSRGEIIVGELRYSSGPNNQQPSVKLSEHLEELGFELRRFKTGTPPRVKSSTIDYSKTEEQPGDNHPRAFSFDTVEMMLDQLPCWLTYTNETTHEIIQANLHRSPMFTATKKGTGARYCPSIEDKIVRFSDKPRHQIFLEPEGKNTEEVYVQGLSTSLPEEVQREMLRSIPGLENVEMMRVGYAIEYDAVMPDQLWPSLETKLVEGLFTAGQINGTSGYEEAAGQGLMAGINAARKVFEKEPVILGRDQAYIGVLIDDLVTKGTEEPYRLLTSRAEYRLLLRHDNADLRLTDIGHEIGLISDERYERFLAKQSAIEAEKERLQKTRIKPTAEVQAMLKEIGSGELKDGILAADLLRRPEITYDKIAQIVSRETFVTDEIAEQVEIQVKYEGYIQKSNLQVEKMKRMEDKKIPENIDYDAISGLATEALEKLKKIEPLSIAQASRISGVNPADISILLVYIEQGKIAKISK is encoded by the coding sequence ATGCAAACCTATGATGCAGGAACTTTTGACGTCATCGTTGTTGGTGCAGGCCATGCGGGTGTAGAAGCAGGTCTTGCCAGTGGTCGGATGGGCGCCAAAACACTGATGTTAACAATAAATTTAGATATGGTCGCTTTTATGCCATGTAATCCTTCTGTTGGAGGTCCAGCAAAAGGCGTAGTTGTGCGCGAAATTGATGCTCTCGGCGGCGAAATGGGTCGCAATACAGACAAAACCTACATCCAAATGCGGATGCTAAATACAGGTAAAGGCCCGGCTGTTCGCGCATTGCGTGCTCAAGCAGACAAATGGGATTACCAACACGAAATGAAACACACAATTGAAAAAGAAGAAAATATCACTTTGCGCCAAGGACTTGTTGACCGTTTAGTTATTGAAGATGGCGTGTGTAAAGGCGTTATCACAAACAGCGGCGCGGTTTACTACGCGAAAACAGTCGTTATTACGACAGGAACTTTCTCGCGCGGCGAAATTATTGTCGGCGAACTGCGCTACTCAAGTGGTCCGAATAACCAACAACCATCTGTGAAACTTTCGGAGCATCTAGAAGAACTAGGCTTTGAACTACGCCGTTTTAAAACAGGAACACCACCACGAGTAAAATCAAGTACAATTGATTACTCAAAAACAGAAGAACAACCAGGTGACAATCATCCGCGCGCGTTTAGTTTTGATACAGTGGAAATGATGCTCGATCAACTACCTTGTTGGTTAACTTATACCAACGAAACAACGCATGAAATAATCCAAGCCAATTTGCACCGTTCACCGATGTTTACGGCGACGAAAAAAGGTACTGGCGCAAGATATTGCCCATCCATTGAAGATAAAATCGTTCGTTTCAGCGACAAACCAAGACACCAAATCTTCCTTGAACCAGAAGGCAAAAATACCGAAGAAGTATATGTCCAAGGTCTTTCCACAAGTTTACCAGAAGAAGTACAACGCGAAATGTTAAGAAGCATTCCGGGACTTGAAAATGTCGAAATGATGCGCGTTGGCTATGCAATCGAATATGATGCAGTGATGCCTGACCAACTGTGGCCATCACTTGAAACCAAATTAGTCGAGGGACTTTTCACAGCCGGCCAAATTAATGGTACAAGTGGTTATGAAGAAGCAGCTGGCCAAGGCTTAATGGCAGGAATTAATGCCGCACGCAAAGTCTTTGAAAAAGAACCAGTTATCCTCGGTCGCGACCAAGCTTATATCGGCGTTTTGATTGACGATTTAGTAACAAAAGGAACAGAAGAGCCGTACCGCTTGCTTACTTCCCGTGCTGAGTATCGCCTGCTATTACGTCACGATAACGCGGATTTACGTTTAACTGATATCGGTCATGAAATCGGCTTGATTAGCGACGAACGTTATGAACGCTTTTTAGCAAAACAAAGTGCCATCGAAGCAGAAAAAGAAAGACTACAAAAAACACGCATCAAACCAACTGCCGAAGTGCAAGCAATGCTAAAAGAAATCGGTTCTGGAGAGCTAAAAGATGGAATTCTAGCAGCAGATTTACTCCGCCGTCCCGAAATAACATACGACAAAATCGCCCAAATTGTTTCACGTGAAACATTTGTGACCGACGAAATCGCCGAACAAGTAGAAATCCAAGTAAAATACGAAGGCTACATCCAAAAATCCAACCTTCAAGTAGAAAAAATGAAACGCATGGAAGACAAAAAAATCCCAGAAAACATCGACTATGATGCAATCAGCGGCCTCGCAACAGAAGCCCTAGAAAAATTAAAGAAAATCGAACCCCTTTCCATCGCTCAAGCCAGCCGTATCAGTGGGGTAAACCCAGCTGATATATCTATTTTACTAGTCTATATTGAGCAAGGGAAAATCGCGAAAATAAGTAAATAA
- a CDS encoding DUF1310 domain-containing protein: MKKRWIILFGIAIMIIFGLGVKFYMDEEKLNKEMMNVIYSDEAKKVFEVRLKGTDADAFTEKGVIQSYEIDKKSIKKNPMGGINVTLIINGNPELYIKYTMNNFNGELSGGASVTSGNLDKLLMD, encoded by the coding sequence TTGAAAAAGAGATGGATAATACTATTTGGAATTGCAATAATGATTATTTTTGGTTTAGGGGTAAAATTTTATATGGATGAAGAGAAATTAAATAAAGAAATGATGAATGTGATTTATAGTGATGAAGCGAAAAAGGTATTTGAAGTCAGATTGAAAGGCACGGATGCAGATGCTTTTACAGAAAAAGGTGTAATTCAATCGTATGAAATAGATAAGAAAAGTATAAAGAAAAATCCAATGGGCGGAATCAATGTTACTTTAATTATAAATGGAAATCCAGAATTATATATAAAATATACTATGAACAATTTTAATGGAGAACTGAGCGGTGGAGCTTCAGTTACATCGGGAAATCTTGATAAACTTCTTATGGACTAG
- a CDS encoding DUF1310 domain-containing protein, which translates to MKKRWIIVLGITVLTILGLGVKFYMDEERLNKEMMNVVYSDEAKQVFEKRLTNLDPNAFTEKGIIHSYKIAEESIEHNPMGGIEVKLIINNDPELYVSYTMSKNNGELSGGGAIVSKELAKQTERGSESN; encoded by the coding sequence TTGAAAAAGAGATGGATAATAGTACTAGGAATTACAGTATTGACTATTTTGGGTTTAGGGGTGAAATTCTATATGGATGAAGAGAGATTAAATAAAGAAATGATGAACGTAGTTTATAGTGATGAAGCAAAACAAGTATTCGAAAAAAGGTTAACAAATTTAGATCCAAATGCTTTTACCGAAAAAGGTATAATTCATTCTTATAAAATTGCAGAAGAAAGTATAGAGCACAATCCAATGGGAGGTATAGAAGTCAAATTAATAATTAATAATGATCCAGAACTATACGTATCATATACTATGAGTAAGAATAATGGAGAATTAAGTGGTGGAGGTGCAATTGTATCAAAGGAACTTGCAAAACAAACAGAAAGAGGAAGTGAAAGTAATTGA
- a CDS encoding lipase family protein, with the protein MNGAYTDQERVELARKEYAKINQEEVVKIPTANGTEKTIGIVSQIINKEALGEQSYIITDKYTPPTAPITERNQVKELTILYRGSTAPTPGSALTPFHKDSLDVWMDWGQNDIPTAIQIANGGGSTVTNQLKSAAITLKQAMKTYPNAQVYVYGHSLGSMNAQYAIADLDKKDINRISGGFFYQGPNIYSNLTPKQQDTVKALNTLDRLFNFVDRKDLVPIGYGIGDPTIGHLIEIDSKKAGMVEQHMWGGYQFDKEGNILTNKEGSLQLAKYATAQQLAAINIMRTSFTKSGGGLSSSEEIFLDAAEALAITQGMKQTIQGEIRALKDVFDKEIENAEELWRDTLSDARDIGSHLSESEIHAALAWGGATEPKIVIDTVQDCEKSLVEATKIEQEYDKLLEQINEAIKSQLKTDQELAKQIGSMYG; encoded by the coding sequence TTGAACGGAGCTTATACTGATCAAGAAAGAGTTGAATTAGCCCGAAAAGAGTATGCTAAAATTAACCAGGAAGAAGTAGTGAAAATCCCTACAGCTAATGGAACTGAAAAAACCATCGGCATCGTATCCCAAATAATCAACAAAGAAGCATTGGGAGAACAATCCTACATCATCACAGACAAATACACACCACCCACAGCACCAATCACTGAAAGAAACCAAGTAAAAGAGCTAACAATCCTTTACAGAGGCTCCACTGCGCCCACTCCTGGAAGTGCTCTTACGCCATTTCATAAGGATAGTTTGGATGTATGGATGGACTGGGGACAAAATGATATTCCAACCGCAATCCAAATTGCAAATGGAGGAGGCTCAACAGTAACAAACCAACTAAAGTCTGCTGCAATAACTTTAAAACAAGCAATGAAAACCTACCCAAACGCTCAGGTCTACGTTTACGGTCATTCTCTAGGTTCCATGAACGCCCAATACGCTATCGCAGACTTAGATAAAAAAGACATTAATCGCATCAGCGGCGGTTTCTTCTACCAAGGTCCCAATATTTACTCGAACCTAACGCCAAAACAACAAGACACTGTAAAAGCATTAAACACTTTGGATAGACTATTTAATTTCGTTGATAGAAAGGATCTTGTGCCAATTGGTTATGGTATTGGGGACCCGACAATTGGTCATTTAATAGAGATTGATTCTAAAAAAGCTGGTATGGTGGAGCAGCATATGTGGGGTGGTTATCAGTTTGACAAAGAAGGAAACATCCTAACAAATAAAGAAGGCAGCCTGCAACTAGCCAAATACGCAACAGCTCAACAATTAGCAGCAATCAACATCATGCGAACCAGTTTCACAAAAAGTGGTGGTGGCCTATCCTCATCTGAAGAAATATTTTTGGATGCAGCGGAAGCATTAGCAATTACGCAAGGGATGAAACAAACGATTCAAGGCGAAATTAGAGCTTTAAAAGATGTGTTTGATAAAGAAATCGAGAATGCCGAAGAGTTGTGGCGGGATACGCTTTCGGACGCAAGGGACATCGGCTCCCATCTATCTGAGTCAGAAATACACGCCGCACTTGCTTGGGGCGGGGCGACTGAGCCAAAAATTGTGATAGACACAGTGCAAGACTGCGAAAAATCCCTAGTCGAAGCAACCAAAATAGAGCAAGAATATGATAAATTGCTAGAACAAATCAATGAAGCCATAAAAAGTCAGCTAAAAACCGACCAAGAATTAGCCAAACAAATAGGGAGCATGTATGGATAA
- the rsmG gene encoding 16S rRNA (guanine(527)-N(7))-methyltransferase RsmG — protein MNPEQFQTALAEKGIELSDDQLKQFHDYFEMLVEWNEKMNLTAITDEKEVYLKHFYDSISAAFYVDFTKFESICDVGAGAGFPSIPIKICFPHLKVSIVDSLKKRMTFLDALAEKLGLTDVHFYHDRAETFGQNKAHREKYDLVTARAVARMSVLSELCMPLVKKGGSFLVMKAAQAEQELQTAEKAIKLFGGKVVNHYSFLLPVEESERNIYVINKTKETPNKYPRKPGTPNKLPIE, from the coding sequence ATGAATCCAGAACAATTCCAAACAGCACTTGCTGAAAAAGGAATAGAATTAAGCGACGACCAACTAAAACAATTCCATGATTACTTCGAAATGTTAGTAGAATGGAATGAAAAAATGAATTTAACAGCCATTACAGACGAAAAAGAAGTGTATTTAAAGCACTTCTACGACTCCATTTCCGCGGCATTTTATGTCGATTTCACTAAATTCGAGTCCATCTGTGATGTCGGGGCTGGCGCTGGTTTTCCAAGCATTCCAATCAAAATCTGCTTCCCGCATTTAAAAGTGAGCATCGTGGATTCCTTGAAAAAACGCATGACTTTCCTAGATGCGCTGGCAGAAAAATTAGGCCTAACCGATGTGCATTTTTACCATGATCGCGCCGAAACGTTTGGTCAAAACAAAGCGCACCGCGAAAAATACGACCTTGTAACCGCACGTGCCGTAGCAAGAATGAGCGTATTATCCGAGCTTTGCATGCCACTTGTCAAAAAAGGCGGTTCGTTCCTAGTAATGAAAGCAGCCCAAGCCGAGCAAGAGCTACAAACTGCCGAAAAAGCCATCAAACTATTTGGCGGAAAAGTGGTCAATCATTACTCCTTCTTATTACCAGTAGAAGAAAGCGAACGCAACATCTACGTTATTAATAAAACAAAAGAAACACCCAACAAATACCCGCGCAAACCAGGAACACCCAACAAATTACCAATCGAATAA
- a CDS encoding N-acetylmannosamine-6-phosphate 2-epimerase, with product MVNSVMEKIKGGLVVSCQALEDEPLHSAFIMTKMALAAVQGGAVGIRANTAKDIRAIQSEVNVPIIGIYKKDYADSDVFITPTLKEVREICATGVGIVAMDATTRKRPHNEDLKEILNAIRKEYPDTLFMADTGSIEDVYYADSLGFDIIGTTLYGYTEETANKNISDHDFSHLKEVLKSTKRPVIAEGKIDSPSKARQVLTLGCYAVVVGGAVTRPQEITTRFTNEIQKIQEERGK from the coding sequence GTGGTTAATTCTGTTATGGAAAAAATCAAAGGCGGGTTAGTGGTTTCCTGCCAAGCTTTAGAAGACGAACCACTTCATAGTGCTTTTATCATGACGAAAATGGCTCTAGCCGCAGTTCAAGGGGGTGCTGTTGGCATTCGAGCAAATACGGCAAAAGATATTCGCGCAATTCAAAGCGAGGTAAACGTCCCAATTATTGGCATTTACAAAAAAGATTACGCTGATTCGGACGTATTTATCACCCCGACCTTAAAAGAAGTTAGAGAAATATGTGCAACGGGCGTGGGAATTGTTGCGATGGATGCGACAACGAGAAAAAGACCACATAATGAAGACCTCAAAGAGATACTAAACGCCATTCGAAAAGAGTATCCAGACACACTTTTTATGGCGGATACAGGCAGTATTGAAGACGTTTATTACGCGGATTCCCTTGGTTTCGACATAATTGGCACAACACTTTACGGCTACACCGAGGAAACAGCGAATAAAAATATCAGCGATCACGATTTCTCCCATTTGAAAGAAGTATTGAAAAGTACGAAGCGCCCGGTGATTGCAGAAGGGAAAATCGATTCGCCTAGTAAAGCAAGACAAGTTCTTACGTTAGGTTGTTATGCCGTCGTTGTTGGCGGCGCGGTAACTCGGCCACAGGAAATAACCACTCGCTTTACAAACGAAATCCAAAAAATCCAAGAAGAAAGAGGTAAGTGA